One Phoenix dactylifera cultivar Barhee BC4 chromosome 8, palm_55x_up_171113_PBpolish2nd_filt_p, whole genome shotgun sequence genomic window carries:
- the LOC103703005 gene encoding GDSL esterase/lipase At5g45910-like, with protein MKPSLLLFLLFSCFHLCYCARSYDAIFSFGDSLSDAGNLIVKNPSLYLTAKWPYGMTFFHKPTGRCSDGRLFIDFLAEAFGLPLPPPSLKPGQDFRRGANFATTGGTVLDYGFFQRRGLTKSIFTNGSMITQISWFERMKPSLCRTTQGCKNYVGRSLFVVGEFGGNDYSAFLFSGRSLAEVRASTPKIVNGMAKGIERLISNGAVDLVVPGVLPIGCIPLYLQLYKSNDKNDYNKYGCLKKFNRVAFYHNQMLKIKLRHLQQRYPRTRIMYGDFYNAAMQFVINPGKYGFSNGALKACCGGGGPYNVNLDHRCGQKGSNVCKNPSTFASWDGIHFTEAANRYVANGLLRGPYANPPIMS; from the exons ATGAAGCCTTCGCTCctgctcttcctcctcttctcatGCTTCCATCTTTGCTACTGTGCCCGAAGCTATGATGCAATATTTAGCTTTGGGGACTCCCTTTCTGATGCTGGCAACCTCATCGTCAAGAACCCCAGCCTTTATCTCACCGCCAAGTGGCCTTATGGCATGACCTTCTTCCACAAACCCACCGGCCGATGTTCCGATGGACGCTTGTTCATCGACTTCCTCG CCGAGGCGTTTGGGCTGCCGTTGCCTCCACCATCTTTGAAGCCTGGCCAGGACTTCCGTAGAGGAGCAAATTTCGCCACCACCGGCGGCACAGTGCTTGACTACGGTTTCTTCCAGCGAAGAGGTCTTACTAAATCTATATTTACCAACGGTTCCATGATCACCCAGATCTCGTGGTTCGAGCGGATGAAGCCTTCCCTCTGCCGCACAACCCAAG GCTGCAAGAACTACGTCGGCAGATCTCTCTTCGTCGTCGGAGAGTTTGGGGGGAATGATTACAGCGCTTTCTTGTTCTCGGGCAGGAGTTTGGCTGAAGTGAGAGCGAGTACGCCCAAAATCGTGAATGGCATGGCAAAGGGTATCGAG AGATTGATCAGCAACGGGGCTGTGGATCTGGTGGTGCCTGGAGTTCTACCCATAGGATGCATTCCATTGTACCTGCAGCTGTACAAAAGTAATGACAAAAATGACTACAACAAGTACGGatgcttgaagaagttcaacCGTGTGGCCTTCTACCACAATCAAATGTTAAAGATCAAACTGCGACATCTCCAGCAAAGATACCCGCGGACGAGGATCATGTACGGAGATTTCTACAATGCAGCCATGCAATTTGTGATAAATCCGGGAAAATATG GATTTAGCAATGGGGCTCTGAAGGCTTGCTGTGGGGGAGGCGGCCCTTACAACGTCAATTTAGACCACAGGTGCGGTCAGAAAGGGTCGAATGTGTGCAAGAATCCCTCCACATTTGCGAGTTGGGATGGAATTCATTTTACCGAAGCCGCTAATCGCTACGTCGCCAACGGCTTGCTGCGAGGTCCCTACGCCAATCCGCCCATCATGAGCTAG
- the LOC103703007 gene encoding uncharacterized protein HI_0077, with amino-acid sequence MFAVRRVLLAPRLSSPPIRLPPSRVGTTRWAFDSFSPQPTPRLWSGLQSWREAPANERRTWGPDGPCQPTDLTRLDDDPTASAASLAECAALVLSTPDPLAKSSLSHLAYSRWRLHGLPVGVARPPDRPARPDRPILVSPKEIPAHKSLGLPLNSYMLHNLAHVELNAIDLAWDTVARFSPFHEALGDEFFSDFARVADDESRHFAWCSQRLAELGFSYGDMPAHNLLWRECEKSSGDVAARLAVIPLVQEARGLDAGPRLVQKLVGFGDHRTSNIVAKIAEEEVAHVAVGVYWFNLVCQKMGRIPCAAFKDLLKEYNVELKGPFNYSARDEAGIPRDWYGGTPKWGAKSDLSEVHDRLASIIAMERENSSLNG; translated from the exons ATGTTTGCGGTACGACGGGTGCTGCTGGCCCCCcgtctctcctctcctcccatcCGCCTCCCCCCATCACGGGTCGGTACGACGAGGTGGGCATTCGATTCATTTTCGCCGCAGCCAACCCCCCGCCTCTGGTCCGGCCTCCAGAGCTGGCGCGAGGCCCCAGCCAACGAGCGCCGCACCTGGGGCCCCGACGGCCCCTGCCAACCCACCGACCTCACCCGCCTCGACGACGACCCGaccgcctccgccgcctcccTCGCCGAGTGCGCCGCCCTCGTCCTCTCCACCCCCGACCCCCTCGCCAAGTCGAGTCTCTCCCACCTCGCCTACTCCCGGTGGCGCCTTCATGGCCTCCCCGTTGGAGTCGCTCGGCCGCCCGACCGTCCCGCCCGGCCGGATAGGCCTATTTTG GTCTCGCCGAAGGAGATACCTGCGCATAAGAGCTTGGGCCTGCCGCTCAATTCTTATATGCTCCACAATCTGGCGCATGTGGAGCTGAACGCGATAGACTTGGCGTGGGACACGGTGGCGCGTTTCTCCCCCTTCCATGAGGCCCTAGGGGACGAGTTCTTCTCTGACTTTGCTCGGGTGGCCGATGACGAGAGCCGGCACTTCGCGTGGTGCTCGCAGAGGCTAGCTGAGCTTGGCTTCAG CTATGGGGATATGCCTGCTCATAATCTTCTGTGGAGGGAGTGTGAGAAATCCTCTGGAGATGTTGCTGCACGCTTGGCAGTGATCCCTTTAGTGCAG GAGGCTAGAGGCCTTGATGCTGGACCTAGGCTGGTGCAGAAGTTGGTCGGTTTTGGGGATCACAGAACATCTAACATTGTGGCAAAGATTGCCGAGGAAGAAGTTGCACATGTTGCAGTTGGTGTGTACTGGTTCAACCTAGTCTGTCAGAAGATGGGTCGAATTCCTTGTGCTGCTTTTAAAG ACTTGTTGAAGGAGTATAATGTGGAGTTGAAGGGCCCATTCAACTATTCAGCTCGGGATGAAGCTGGAATTCCACGTGACTG GTATGGTGGTACACCTAAATGGGGGGCCAAGAGTGATCTTTCCGAG GTTCATGATAGGCTGGCCAGCATCATTGCCATGGAGAGAGAGAACTCAAGTTTGAATGGCTAG